In the genome of Nonomuraea sp. NBC_00507, the window CACGCATGTCCACCTCGGATTGTGGTTCCTGGGCAGAGACGAGTTCGCGGTCGAACAGGTCGCCGAGCAGCACGCGGATCGTGCCGGCGGGCAGGTCGAGATGCGCGGCGATCTCGGCGACGGACTTGGGTTCGCGGCAGATCTGGAGGATCCGCAGGTGCTCGGGGTCCAGCCCGGCGTCCGGGCCCGGCGGGCCGCCCACCGCCAGGGCCATGGAGATCAGGTCGAACTTGCCGTGCGCCGGCTGGGTCCGGCCCCGCGTCACCACGTAGGGCCGGACGATCTCCGGGTCGACCCAGTGCTCATCCCTCGGACCGTCGGCGCCTGTCACCGCTCGCTCCTGGCGATGGCCTCGGCGTTGCGAGCGCCCGAGGTGAGGTATTGGCCCACCCGCGCGACCATCATGGCCATCTCGTACGCGATCAGCCCGATGTCGGCGTTCTGCGCGCACAACACGGCCAGGCAGGCACGCTCGCCCGCCGTGGTCACGATGAGGAACTGGCTCTTCCACTCCACGACCGTCTGCCGTACCGCGCCGCCGGAGATGTGCTCCGAGATGCCCTTGGCCAGGCTCTGCAGCCCGGAGGCCACGGCGGACAGATGCTCGCCGTCGGTGCGCTGCAACCCGGCCGAGGAGGCCATCAGCAGGCCGTCGGAGGACAGCACGATGGCGTGGTCGGCCTCCTTGACGCGGCTGACGAGGTCGTCGAGCAACCAATTGAGATCGGTGCCCGCGGTGGGGGTCATGGTGCGTCGCCTCCCGGCTGTTCATCCAGCATCTTGGCCGCCTGCGTACGGCCAAGGCGGGTGCCTGACTGAAGAGATCCCATCATCGCGCGGATCTCCTCCGGGGAGCGCTCGTCATCGTCCTCCTCGTGGTCTGGCAGCGTGGGCGTGTCCTCGCGCAGCGCCGCCGCGAGGTTCGCCTGGGGCACGCGGAGCGGCAGCCCCGACGGTGTGAATTCGGCCACGGGCTGCTGCTCCGGTTCGG includes:
- a CDS encoding DUF742 domain-containing protein, giving the protein MTGADGPRDEHWVDPEIVRPYVVTRGRTQPAHGKFDLISMALAVGGPPGPDAGLDPEHLRILQICREPKSVAEIAAHLDLPAGTIRVLLGDLFDRELVSAQEPQSEVDMRDMKMYRAVLDGLRSL
- a CDS encoding roadblock/LC7 domain-containing protein gives rise to the protein MTPTAGTDLNWLLDDLVSRVKEADHAIVLSSDGLLMASSAGLQRTDGEHLSAVASGLQSLAKGISEHISGGAVRQTVVEWKSQFLIVTTAGERACLAVLCAQNADIGLIAYEMAMMVARVGQYLTSGARNAEAIARSER